Part of the Candidatus Paceibacterota bacterium genome, TTTAGAATTCCCGAGTCTATCGTGGTTCCTGGTAAAACATCATCTGGTCCTGGTTCTGTTGTTACTTCCTTGGTGGCCGATGAATCTGGTGAGAAATATAATGTAGCAGAGACTAGTTTTACGGTTCCTGGTTTCAAAAATGACCCAGCTCGTTTCAAAGGTTTTTATGCGGATTCTATAGGAGAAATACAAGGAGGTTTTATTGGTAGAATGAAAAAAGTAGCTCTAACTGATAAGGTCACTGCTTTGGAAAAACTCGATGCTTCACTAAAGGTAGATCTTCAGAAAGAGATAGAGTCGCAGATCCCAGAAGAGTTTGTTCTCCTCGACGGTATTATTGTCTACGTATTTAAAGATTTACCACAAAGTGACTCTACGGGAGATACTGCCATCTTGAGGAGGGAGGTAACTGCCCAGGTGATTATTCTAAATAAACAATCCATATCCTCCGCTATAGGTTCTTCTTATCTTTCTTCTTGGGAAGGCCTTGATCTAGAAATCAGAGATTATAAAAACCTAAAAGCTTCTTATTATTCTGGTTTTACCCCATCGTTAGTTTCTAGCACGGACACATTGCCTCTTAATATAGAGGGCCAGGCTACTGTATATGCCGTTATCCCTGGTGTTACCATTGCTGAAAATTTAGCAGGCAAAGACAAGGATGAATTAAACACTGTCATGGCCGGTTTTCCTGCGGTCTATAAAGCTTCTGCTTCTGTTCGCCCTATATGGAAAGGGGCTTTTCCTAAGGATTTGGCCAAGATACATCTAAATGTTGACTAAATTAACCCTCTTTGTTATCATATAAAACTCCTAGATCTTGATTTATATTTATGTCCCAAAGTCCTGAAATTTCTCTTGGAATAGTGGTAGAAGCTCTTCCAAACACGCTTTTTAAGATAGATCTGGGTCAAGATAAAGAGGAGGTGCTTGCCTATCTGTCCGGCAAGATGCGTTTGCATAAAATTAGGGTAATGGTAGGTGATAAGGTTGAACTCGCTCTCGATCCGTATGGGGGCAGAGCAAGGATCATTAAAAGATTGTAATTTGGATTAAATAAATTTTAAAGAATGAAGGTAAAGGCTTCAGTAAAAAAGATGTGCGCCAAATGCCAAGTCGTCCGAAGAAAGGGCTTGGTTTATGTCATCTGTAAGTCGAACCCTCGTCATAAACAACGTCAAGGATAAATATGAGAATACTGGGAATCACAATACCTGAGAATAAAAGATTAGAGATAGGTCTTACCGCTATCTATGGTATAGGTCGTTCTCGTGCTCAAGAAATCTTGACTGAAGCCAAAGTCGAACATGCCGCCAAACCGAAAGATGTAAATTCTGAAAAAGAAAATCACTTGAGGAAAATAATCGAAGGCCTTACTGTGGAAGGCGATTTAAAGAGAGAAGTGGCAAATAATGTAAAGCGTCTCAAGGATATAAAAGCTTATCGAGGCCTTCGGCACTTAAGAACGTTGCCGGTAAGAGGTCAAAGGACTAAGACAAATTCTCGTACTCGCAGGGGCAATGTTCGTAAGACTATGGGTACCGGTCGTCGTGCAGTTGATAAAAAATAATTAAACATGGGTAAGAAAAGAATTGTAAAAAAAGAAGAGGAAAATAAAGATGGGTCTCCAGAAGGGGAAAAGGTAATCACTTCAGTCAAGAAGCATTTTGATAGCGGTATTTTGAACGTAGAATCAACATATAATAACACCAAACTAGTCCTAGCCGACAAGAAAGGTAATGTTTTAGGATTCTCCTCCTCAGGTGCTTTGGGTTTTAAAGGTGCTAAAAAAGGCACTCCTTTTGCTGCTGCAAAGGTCGGGGAAATTTTGGCCGCCAAAGCTCAAACTCTCGGTATGAAAGAGGTAGCTGTAGTAGTGAAAGGGGTTGGTTCAGGACGAGAGTCAGGTATCCGTGGTTTTATTTCAAAGGGTATAAATATTATATCTATAAAAGATTCTACCCCTGTACCTTTCAATGGCCCAAAGCCTAAAAAGCCTCGTCGAGTTTAAATAAAAATTGTAAATTTTAAATTAAAATTTTATGCGAATAGGTCCAAAATATAAAATAGCTCGTCGACTTGGTGCTCCAATATTTGAGAAAACTCAAACTCAAAAGTTTGCTCTCTCTGAAGAAAAAAAGTCACGTCGTGGAGGTCGTCCTAAAACTGACTTTGGCTTACAGCTTACCGAAAAGCAGAAGGCTAGATTTTTTTATGGAGTGAGCGAAAAACAATTTAAAAATTATGTGAAAGAAGCTCTTTCGAAAAAAGGAGTTATCCCCGCCTCAGAACTCCTCTCACTTTTAGAATCACGCTTAGATAATGTTGTTTGGCGTCTTGGCTTTGCGCCTACCCATGGTGCCGCGAGACAAATGGTTTCTCATGGACACATTACTGTAAATGCCAGGAAGTCTAGAGTGCCTTCTTGTCGAGTGAATGTGGACGACGAGATTGGCCTAAGAGAGGGAAGTAAGACCAGTCCTCTGTTCGCCTCTATATTAGAAAAGGGTATAGAGAGGGAATTACTACCATGGCTTTCTTATGATGATAAAAAGAAGACCGCCACTGTAAAAGGTAAACCTGTGGCACCAGAAAATGCCCTGATGTTCGATTTGGGACAGGTCATTGAATTTTATCAAAGATAGTAGTACAATTGTTTTTCCATTTATAATTTTTTAATTTTTAACCATCCCATGACAGACAATACTATAGTACTGCCATCGAAGCCTCGCATTGTCCTCGAAGAGGGTTTTAAAGGTATATATGAAATAGACGGTCTTCACCCAGGCTATGGCTTCACTTTGGGCAATAGCCTCCGTCGTATAGTTCTTTCATCTCTTCCAGGAGCAGCGGTAACTTCTATCAAGATAGCCGGTATTGACCATGAATTTCAGAGCATTGCTGGCATAAAGGAGGATGCTGTGACTATAATGCTAAATATCAAGAAGTTGCGTCTGCGTATAAACTCGAACGAACCTCAAATTTTGAGCTTAAAAGTGAAAGGGATAAATGAGGTTACTGGCAAAATGATAGATGCTCCGGGCCAGGTAGAAATATTAAATCCAGATCTTGTTATCGCTACTGTCACCGATAAGAACACGGAGTTAAATATTGATTTTACAGTAGAGCAGGGGCTTGGCTTCGTCACTCGTGATGCTATTTCTAAATCGCGAGTCGATATCGGCACTATCGCACTGGACGCCAATTTTACTCCCATCAAAAGAGCTAGTTATGAAGTAGAAAATATGCGTGTTGGGGACAGGACTGATTTTAACAGACTACGCATAACTATCGAGACGGATGGTACTTTTACTCCTCATGAAGCTCTTTCTCGTTCCATCGAGATAATGATCAACCAGCTCAAAGCTATTGTAGGTTTTGAAGAAAAGGATTTTGTCGGGCTAGATTTGGAAAACGAAAATAGCAATACCGAAAATTCTGTTAATAAACCAGCTGAAGAGATGGATTCTGAATTCCTAAAAACTCGTATAGAATCAGTCGATCTTTCCTCGAGGACTTTGAATGCTCTTACTGGTGCTAATATAAGGACAGTGGGGGGGCTTGCTCGTAAGAAGGAAAAAGACATTCTTGAAATCGAAGGCCTTGGGGCAAAGGGCGTAGCTGAAATAAAAAGAGTATTAGGTGAGCACGGTATTACATTGAAATAAAGCATGAGACACGGTAATGCAAACAGAAAATTTGGTAGGGTTAGGAAGCAGAGAAAAGCTCTACTCAATTCCCTTGCGCGCTCTTTAGTTTTGCATGAAAAAATAAAAACTACAGAACCGAAGGCTAAGGAGCTCAGACCTTTTGTCGAGAAATTGGTGACAAGTGGTAAAAAAGCTACAGTGGCCGCCCACCGTAGCCTGGCTACCGTCATCGGAAGCGCGGCTACCAAAATCCTTGTAAGTAAAATTTCGAAAAAATATGAAGATCGAAGAGGTGGTTTTACCAGGATTGTAAAATTGGGCAACAGAAAATCTGACGGTAGTCCCATGGCGGTTATAGAATTTGTATAAAAATCATGGAATACATCATTGATGCACAAGGAAAAAAAATAGGTAGAGTGGCTTCACAGGCTGCTAAGATCCTAATGGGTAAAACTGCTACTGATTTTGCTCGGAATAAATACCCTGATCTTAAGGTAAAGATTACCAATGTTTCTCGAGCTGATGTCACTAATAAAAAAATGATTACTAAGGAATATAAAAATTACTCAGGTTATCCAGGTGGTCTGAAGGAAACGACTATGAAGAAATTGGTCGCTGATAAGGGAATGAAGGAAGTCTTCAGGAAAGCTGTATATGGTATGCTTCCTATAAATAAACTCCGTCCCCGTATTATAAAAAATTTAGTTATTGAAAATTAAAATTATGGTGATCGCGAAAACTACAGATAAATATGTCGAGGGTATAGGTAGGCGCAAGACTTCCGTTGCTCGTGTGCGTATCACTCCAGCTTCCAAAACAGTTTTTGAAATCAATGAGCGCGATCTTGACAACTATTTTCCTACTGTTGAATTGCGTCATGTCGTCCACGATTCTATTACTGCGGCGAAAGCAGGTAATTTTAAAGTGGTAGTTCATATAAAAAGTGGTGGTATTCATTCTCAGGCTGAAGCTCTAAGACAGGGATTGGCCAAAGCTCTGACTTTGTATGATGAAAATTTACGTAAAAATCTAAAGTCAGTCGGTTTTCTAAAGCGTGATCCTCGTGCCAAAGAGCGACGCAAATTTGGTTTAAAGAAAGCCCGCAAAGCTCCGCAGTGGAGTAAGAGATAATCCCTTCTATATTTATGGATGAGGAAATAATAGAAACAACTGAAGACGGAGAAGCCGAAGGCCCTACTGATTTAGTAAAAAAACTTCGA contains:
- the rpsK gene encoding 30S ribosomal protein S11; translation: MGKKRIVKKEEENKDGSPEGEKVITSVKKHFDSGILNVESTYNNTKLVLADKKGNVLGFSSSGALGFKGAKKGTPFAAAKVGEILAAKAQTLGMKEVAVVVKGVGSGRESGIRGFISKGINIISIKDSTPVPFNGPKPKKPRRV
- the rpsD gene encoding 30S ribosomal protein S4; protein product: MRIGPKYKIARRLGAPIFEKTQTQKFALSEEKKSRRGGRPKTDFGLQLTEKQKARFFYGVSEKQFKNYVKEALSKKGVIPASELLSLLESRLDNVVWRLGFAPTHGAARQMVSHGHITVNARKSRVPSCRVNVDDEIGLREGSKTSPLFASILEKGIERELLPWLSYDDKKKTATVKGKPVAPENALMFDLGQVIEFYQR
- the rplQ gene encoding 50S ribosomal protein L17, producing MRHGNANRKFGRVRKQRKALLNSLARSLVLHEKIKTTEPKAKELRPFVEKLVTSGKKATVAAHRSLATVIGSAATKILVSKISKKYEDRRGGFTRIVKLGNRKSDGSPMAVIEFV
- the infA gene encoding translation initiation factor IF-1 (stimulates the activities of the other two initiation factors, IF-2 and IF-3) produces the protein MSQSPEISLGIVVEALPNTLFKIDLGQDKEEVLAYLSGKMRLHKIRVMVGDKVELALDPYGGRARIIKRL
- the rpmJ gene encoding 50S ribosomal protein L36; translated protein: MKVKASVKKMCAKCQVVRRKGLVYVICKSNPRHKQRQG
- the rpsM gene encoding 30S ribosomal protein S13 gives rise to the protein MRILGITIPENKRLEIGLTAIYGIGRSRAQEILTEAKVEHAAKPKDVNSEKENHLRKIIEGLTVEGDLKREVANNVKRLKDIKAYRGLRHLRTLPVRGQRTKTNSRTRRGNVRKTMGTGRRAVDKK
- the rpsI gene encoding 30S ribosomal protein S9, whose protein sequence is MAKTTDKYVEGIGRRKTSVARVRITPASKTVFEINERDLDNYFPTVELRHVVHDSITAAKAGNFKVVVHIKSGGIHSQAEALRQGLAKALTLYDENLRKNLKSVGFLKRDPRAKERRKFGLKKARKAPQWSKR
- a CDS encoding uL13 family ribosomal protein, with the protein product MEYIIDAQGKKIGRVASQAAKILMGKTATDFARNKYPDLKVKITNVSRADVTNKKMITKEYKNYSGYPGGLKETTMKKLVADKGMKEVFRKAVYGMLPINKLRPRIIKNLVIEN
- a CDS encoding DNA-directed RNA polymerase subunit alpha, giving the protein MTDNTIVLPSKPRIVLEEGFKGIYEIDGLHPGYGFTLGNSLRRIVLSSLPGAAVTSIKIAGIDHEFQSIAGIKEDAVTIMLNIKKLRLRINSNEPQILSLKVKGINEVTGKMIDAPGQVEILNPDLVIATVTDKNTELNIDFTVEQGLGFVTRDAISKSRVDIGTIALDANFTPIKRASYEVENMRVGDRTDFNRLRITIETDGTFTPHEALSRSIEIMINQLKAIVGFEEKDFVGLDLENENSNTENSVNKPAEEMDSEFLKTRIESVDLSSRTLNALTGANIRTVGGLARKKEKDILEIEGLGAKGVAEIKRVLGEHGITLK